One genomic segment of Chitinophaga parva includes these proteins:
- a CDS encoding RrF2 family transcriptional regulator — protein MLSKKTQYAFHALIHLAEQADKGPVLISEIAQEKNISIKFLENILLELKNAGILGSKKGKGGGYYLLKQPKEIALARIIRLLDGPIALLPCVSLNYYERCENCKDEAICGLHEVMSKVRDASLKLLENKSLKDILTRNVPLPKLS, from the coding sequence ATGTTATCAAAGAAAACGCAGTACGCTTTTCATGCGCTCATACACCTGGCCGAACAGGCAGACAAGGGCCCGGTGCTGATCTCTGAGATTGCACAGGAGAAAAATATTTCCATCAAATTCCTGGAGAACATCCTGCTGGAGTTGAAGAACGCCGGCATCCTGGGCAGTAAAAAGGGCAAAGGCGGGGGTTATTACCTGCTGAAACAGCCCAAGGAGATTGCCCTGGCCAGGATCATCCGCCTGCTGGACGGTCCCATCGCCCTGCTGCCTTGTGTGAGCCTGAACTATTACGAACGCTGTGAGAACTGTAAGGACGAAGCTATCTGTGGGCTGCATGAAGTGATGAGTAAAGTGAGGGACGCCAGCCTGAAGCTCCTGGAAAACAAGTCTTTAAAAGACATCCTCACCCGGAACGTCCCCCTGCCTAAACTGAGCTAG
- the dapB gene encoding 4-hydroxy-tetrahydrodipicolinate reductase, giving the protein MKIALIGYGKMGKAIETIALAKGHEISHRIGSSNRELLEKDSLSQADVAIEFTTPETAYPNILKCFEANVPVVCGSTGWLEHLPQIKALCLEKHQAFLYASNFSIGVNIFFELNQRLAELMANQPQYDVKMEEIHHTQKKDAPSGTAISLAEQILAKVSRKKSWINDQPPAMDQLAILSKRIDPTPGTHTITYTSEIDDITITHTAHSRQGFAAGAVVAAEWLQGKKGIFTMKDVLDL; this is encoded by the coding sequence ATGAAGATTGCATTGATCGGTTATGGTAAAATGGGTAAGGCCATTGAGACCATCGCCCTGGCCAAAGGACACGAGATCTCCCACCGCATAGGCAGCAGTAACCGGGAGTTGCTGGAAAAAGATTCCCTGTCGCAGGCAGATGTAGCCATAGAATTTACTACGCCGGAAACAGCCTATCCTAATATCCTGAAGTGTTTTGAAGCCAATGTACCCGTGGTATGCGGCAGCACCGGCTGGCTGGAGCACCTGCCCCAGATCAAGGCCCTTTGCCTGGAAAAGCACCAGGCCTTCCTGTATGCCAGCAACTTCAGCATTGGTGTGAACATCTTTTTTGAACTGAACCAGCGCCTGGCAGAACTGATGGCCAACCAGCCCCAGTACGATGTGAAGATGGAAGAGATCCATCATACCCAGAAAAAAGACGCCCCCAGTGGTACCGCCATTTCCCTGGCAGAGCAGATCCTGGCCAAGGTATCCCGCAAGAAATCCTGGATCAATGACCAGCCACCCGCCATGGACCAGCTGGCCATCCTGAGCAAGCGCATTGACCCCACGCCCGGTACACACACCATCACCTACACATCCGAAATTGACGATATTACCATTACCCATACGGCCCATTCCCGCCAGGGATTTGCCGCCGGCGCCGTAGTGGCGGCAGAGTGGCTACAGGGCAAGAAAGGTATTTTCACCATGAAAGATGTACTGGACCTTTAA